CTACTAATTTAATCGTATGTGGGAAAAATAGTGCTTATATTTCAGAAAAGATATCAGATGAGGCGTTCAAAAACGCTCACTTTTATTATCCAAAATTAAAAAAGCTCACCAATTTGCATGAAGTTACGCAAGAGAATGATGCGATTTTCAAATTTGCACTTTCATACACCATGGACGATGCTACCGAAAAATTAGCTAGTTTACAGCGTTCTCTTGGTGATATACTTACACCAGTTTCCAGTGGGCACGAAGATATTGATTTAATTATTCCAGGCATTCACAAGTACCATGGTTTGAGGCTCCTAGCTGATAAATGGGGCATAGCGGATGATGAAATTGCTACTTTTGGCGATAGTGGTAATGATTTAGAAATGCTCGAGCGCACAAAGCACAGTTTTGCTATGGAAAATGCACAAGAAAAAATTAAAACGGTCGCGAGCACTATCATAGGTTCCAATGACTCGGAAGCTGTTTTAGATACGATCGAAGCGCTTATTATTGAATAAAAAGAGGCATTCCTAAAGTTGATTTTAACTCTAGGAATGCCTTTTTTAGTTGTGATTGTTTGTGTGAAACTCTTGGACAGAACTTCGATCATCTTCGGCATCATATTTTTCGACATAATGATCATTCGTGTATTCTGAGATTACTTTTCGCCAAAAAGCTTGAGCCGGATAATTGTTTTTAATTTGTAAAACGCGCCATTTTCCAGGGAACAGATCGAATATTTGTTTTGCAGCAGCCTTACCAATGCCTCTATTAGCGACGTATTTCAACGTGAAAAACTGCTCCACATGACTACATTCAGCGGTACTTTTTATTAAAGCAAAACCCGCGATTTCATCATCAACTTTAATAAAAAAGGGATGATAAGCAGGCTCGCTCCAATAGTTTGTAAGGTCCATCGGTTTAAAAAGGCCGTCTGGTTTCACCCGAATTGTCGGCACATACATACTGAATTCGTAATTATAAAACTGGATCAAATTCTGCAGGACAGGTTCTTCACTTTTTAAAATAGGCTCAAGTGTTATCGTCATGCGTCTTCACCTTTCAGTGCAGCGATTTGTGGAAAAATCAACGCTAAATTGGAATCTTCATCCCAATCTAGGGCTTCCGGAAGTTTCACATCCTGCGAAATTTCCTTTTTTTCATGATCGGTGAGGGCGAACTGCTCGCAGGCATTAAAGAACTGTTCATCATCATCGTCTCCTGTTTTTTCAGCGTAAACGTAACTCGCTACATACATAATCTCTTCAAATTCGCCTAAGAAATCTTCATCTAGAGTCTCGATATCTGCGCTTATAAGAGTACCAAGCATGTCGGGATCGGCAACGACCTTCAAGAAGATGTCTTCTCCATGTGAAATCAGCCAAGCGCGGAAGTAATCAAAACCGTCATCACTTGCGCCATCATTTAGTAAATATGCCGCTGCCCAAAGCCGTTCTGATTTAGAAAGCTCGTGATATTCATCAAAAATCAACTGCCACTTGATGAGATTATCGATGGTTAGCTTATTTAATTGTTTCTCCAATTGTTCTTCATACAATTCAATATCACCTTTGGAACGCTTGACGCAGGTATGAATGATTTTCCAAAATTTTTGTTTATGCATAGTTGGCATCTCCTTTTCAATATTAATATTTCTGATGAAAAGTATTTAAAATATCTATTTTACTTATCGTGTAATTCCCTGTATTCTAAGAGTATAGATTACTGAAACGTCTCTAGTAGCAGCTTGTACAGGGCCATTTGAAAGTCATCTTGCGGGAATTCGGCGTGATGGATTTGAAAGAGGGCTCGCGTAATGGCCTCAGGTGGCGCCGTGCTTGTGAGATCGCGAATACTAAGGTCGGATAAAAGCGTTTTGCCGATACCTTGTTGTAACATATTTAAGATCGCTTCGTTGCTCGCAATTTCAATTTTTTGCTTAGGAATGATGTTCTCTTGCTGGAAAAATTGATCTGTATAAGCACGAATTCCTGATCCTGATTCACGTAAAAGCCAGAGATCGCTGTTTTGATTGCCTGCTAGAACTAAGGAATCGTAGGCAAAGATAGCGCGTTCAATTGTTGGCGCGATCATTGGCGATTCAACAAGGCCGACGTTATATTCATGCATGTCGACTTTCTTAAAAATAACAGTAGAATTCGCGATATGGATGACAAAATCATAATTTGGAAAGGCTTCTTGTAGCTGTGGCAGCACCTGGGGAAGCATGTAAACGCCGATGGTTTGAGAAGCTCCAATATGATAGCTGATGCGCGTATTGCCTTGTAGTTGTTTGATTTCGCTGAGGCTATTTTCCCATAGTGAATCGAGCTGTTTTGCGCGTAAATATAATAATTCAGCACTTTCTGTTGGTACGGCATGATTGCGACCATTGCGGATGAATAGTTCGGAGCCAGTGAGTTCTTCTAGTTTTTGAATATGTAGGGAAACGGTCGGTTGGGAGATGAATAAATTTTCAGCGGCTTTGGTGAAATTCTGCGCTTCAAAAACGGCCATGAAGGTTTGGAGCCATTGGAACATGACGGGCGAGCCTCCTTTACATAAAGTGATGTTAGTTTAAGTATACTATATTAGAACGGAATTTAGGAGATGAATGTGGAATGAAATGGAGAGAAAAAGGATTTTGGATTGGTATTGTGGTGACGCTAGCTTGCTCGCTAGCCGGGAAATATTTGGCGTTATTGCCTGGATTACAGCTCGTAGGGGCGCTGGTTATTGCCTTGATTTTGGGAATGCTCGTGCAACTTAGTCGGTCGCTTGTTGTTAGTGCGCAGCCGGGAACGAGTTTTATCTCGAATAAATTTTTAAGATTGGGGATTATTTTACTGGGATTTCGTTTGAATCTGGAGGCGCTTGCGGATTCGGGGATGAAGACGATTGTGCTGGCGATTGTAGTGGTTGCGTTCACGATTGTGACGGTATATTTTCTATGTAAATGGCTGAAAGTGGAGAGTACATTAGGAATGTTGGCGGCTTGTGGTTGCGGGATTTGTGGCGCAGCGGCTGTGATGGGTGTGTCACCGCAGTTGAAGGCGAAGAATGATGACGCTGTACTCGCGGTAGCGGTTGTGGCGATTTTGGGAACTGTGTTTACGTTAATCGAGGTAGCTTTAAAACCGATGCTTGGGATGACGCCGACGCAATTTGGTGTCATGACGGGTTCGTCGCTACATGAGATTGCACACGCGGTTGCTGCTGGTGGTGCTGGTGGAACGCAGGCGCTGGACGCTTCGATTATCATGAAATTATCGCGGGTCTTGCTACTTGCACCGGTGGCTTTGATCGTAGGAATCATCGCACAACGCAAAGCACGTGGAACATCGGATGAAAAAGCGAAATTACCGATTCCATGGTTCATGGGTGGTTTCTTGTTAACGAGTGCGATCGGAACGTTTATCGCGATGCCTGCAAGTCTCCTCAATGGACTTGTGTCACTTGCGTATCTTTGCTTAGGTATGGCGATGGCCGGACTTGGTATGAGCGTTAATTTTGATGTGATTATCCGTCGCGGCGGGCGTGTTTTTCTGGCAGCGACTATAGGTTCAGTAGCGCTACTAGGCTTGTCTATTGCCGCAAGTAAACTTTTCTTTTAACGCAAAAAAGGAGCGATAGATCTCAATTCTCTGAGATCTATCGCTCCTTAATTTTTTATTCCATCACAAACTGGTTGTTATAAAGCTCGGCGTAGAAACCATCTTCTTTTAGAAGTGATTCATGTGTGCCTTGTTCGATAACTTCACCTTGATGTAGCACGACGATATGGTCGGCGTCAAGAATTGTTTTCAAACGGTGAGCAATAACAAAACTAGTACGGCCAGAGATTACGTTATCCATTGCTTTTTGGATGCGGCTCTCAGTTACGGTATCGACATTACTTGTTGCCTCATCGAGAATAAGTAGCGATGGGTTCGTAATAATCGTCCGCGCGATACTAATTAATTGTTTTTGACCAACACTGAAAATATTATTTTCATCGGTAATTTTAGTGGAATAGCCATTTTCAAGACCCATAATGAAGTCGTGAATGTTCGCTTGTTTTGCGGCATTGGTAACCTCATCGTCTGTTGCTTCGGGTTTACCGAAGACAATGTTGTCGCGGATTGTACCAGAGAACAAGACTGAATCTTGTAAAACGATCCCGACTTGCTTCCGTAATGATGCCAGCTTAATGTCGCGAATATCGACATCATCGAAAAGAATCGCGCCGTTATCTACATTATAGAAACGGTTCAGCAAGTTCATGACGGTCGTTTTACCAGAACCAGTTGGGCCGACAAGGGCTACCATCTTACCTTTTTCAACGTCAATCGAGACATTTTTGAGGACTGGTTTTTCAGGAACGTAAGCGAAGTCGACATTTTGGAGTTTCACGCTTTTATGAACGCCATCAATGGTTTTCAAGTCTTTGCGTTCGACTTCTTCCTCTTCGTCAAAAATTTCACTAACACGGCGAGCACCAGTAATCGCTAATTGCAACATGCTGTACTGGGATGAAATTTGTGTAAGTGGCATGTAGAATTGTTGCGAATACTGCACGAACATAACGATCAAACCAAGAGCTGCGGCGCGTTCGATACTACCGTCAAGCGCGAGGTAACCACCGAAGAAAATAACGACAGCGGTATTAATTAACGAAATACCTTGCATCATCGGGAAAAGTAAACCAGAGTATACTTGGCCTTTAAATGTGGCATCTTTAACGATATTGTTATGTTTCACGAAGCCTTCAACTGTTTCTTCTTCCAGGCCGTTCGTGATAATAATTTTTTGACCAGAGATCTTCTCATCGATGTAACCATTCAGTTCACCGAGACGATCTTGTTGCAGATCCACATATTTACGCGCTTTACGAATAATCAAAGCGGCAATAATGATCGCAACTGGTGCTAAAATAAGGGTTACAGTTGCCAATTTCACATTTTGGTTGTACATCATGATGATAACACCGATCATAAGGGCAACGTTGGATAAAACTTGTACTAACGCTTGGTTCAGCGTGTTGGAAATGTTATCAAGGTCACTGGTGAAACGGCTGAGCATTTCGCCATCTTTATGACTATCGAAGAAACGAATCGATAGTTTCTCCATTTTGCGGAACAAGCCAATACGCATTCGATTCGTCGCACGACCAGAAACACCAGCCATCAGAATCGTTTGAATGAAGGTTGCGCCTGCAAGTAGGACGTAAAACAGGACTAACATCCAAATAATATGGACGAAATCAGTTTTATCGTCAACACCTGTTGTAAAGTAGCGCTGTGCATAAGTCGCCAGTTCTTGAATCGCTTTACCGATATATTCAGGAGCCTTGACTTGTAAATAAGTAGCACCGATAATCGCGATAATAATCACGCTTAGTTGCAACTTGTATGCTTTTAAATAGTGCCAGAAAAAGCGGCAGATACGTTTAAATTCACTCATTACGCGTCAACCTCCTTTCCCTTTTGTGTGTCATAGATTTCTCTGTACGTAGCACTTGTTTCAAGCAATTCTTTATGCGAGCCAACGCCAACGAGTTCGCCAGCATCTAAAACAAGAATCTTATCGGCTTGAATAACAGAAGAGATTTTTTGCGCGATAATGAAAGTTGTTGTATGACTTAGTTCTTTGTTTAGAGCTTCTTTGACAAGCTTTTCACTACGAGCATCGAGCGCACTGGTAGAATCATCGAGAATCAGAACTTTTGGATCACCAATAATACCGCGTGAGATCGATAGACGTTGTTTTTGCCCACCAGAGAAGTTATTGCCACGTTCCACGATTGGAGCTTCGTACACATCCGCATGACGTTCGATAAATTCTTTCGCCTGTGCGATGCGTGTTGCTTTTTCCATATCGTCTGGTGTTGCATCTTTCTTACCGTGACGCAAATTCTCAGAAATCGTACCTGAGAAAAGAATCGCGCGTTGCAATACGAGAGAAACGGTATCGCGAATCGTCTGCTTGTTCACTTTTTTCAAGTCAACACCGCCGATTAAAACTTCACCTTCTGTTGGGTCGTAAAGTCGTGGAATCAGCTGGGCAAGTGTCGATTTACCAGAGCCTGTCGCACCAACGATACCGACCATTTCACCAGGTTTTGCTTCAAACGAAATATGCTTCAGCGCTTTTGTTTCATCGCCTTCATATTGGAAGCTTACATCGCGAAACTCAACACTACCAACTAAATCTTGTTTTGGCGCGTTTTCGTCGTATGTGATATCAGGTTCTGTTTCAAGCACTTCGCCAATACGTTTGAGCGAGATCATCGCACGTGAAGCCATCATCATCATCATACCACCGATAATAATCGCCATCATAATTTGCATTAAATAGTTCATAAAGGACGCAATCGCGCCAATAACTGCAGGATCATCTTTGACTAAATCACCAGCAAAATAAATCGCTGCGACAACGGCCATATTTGAAACGAGCATAAAAGCTGGGATCATAATGGAGAAAAGTTGTCCAACTACGATTGTGTGATGCGTTAATTTATCACTTGTTTTTGTGAAGCGTTCTAATTCATTGTCTTCTTGTACGAACGATTTTACAACGCGCATACCAGCCAAGTTTTCTTTTGCAATCGCATTGACACGATCAATAAAGCCTTGGATTTTGCCGAAATGTTTACCCATTCTTCCAAAAATCAAGAAAACAATGAGGAGAACAAGCACGACAAGTACGATAATAATCCACCAAAGTTCAGGCAGGGTATACATCGCTAAAATAAAACTACCAATAAACATAATCGGAATTCGAGTGATAGATTGTAAGGACATCATCACTAAGTTTTGAACTTGCGTAATATCATTTGTTTGACGGACAACTAGGTTTCCTGTAGAAAGTCTCTCGATATTGCTGAATGAGAATGTTTGAATTTTGCGGAAACTAGTTTCACGAATGTCGGCTCCTACACCTTGTGCCACTTTCGCGGAGAGGATGGTGTTTAGAATACCTGCGATAAGTCCGACAATGGCAATAGCAATAAGTAAAATACCAATTCTTGTAATGTCATCCAT
The sequence above is drawn from the Listeria weihenstephanensis genome and encodes:
- a CDS encoding Cof-type HAD-IIB family hydrolase, with the translated sequence MAIKMIAVDMDGTFLSSDKTYNVARFNDLFVQLQEKGIRFVVASGNQYFQLRSFFPDTYQDITFVAENGANIVMGDTPFYNAELDDATIQKTLTEVEKLEPTNLIVCGKNSAYISEKISDEAFKNAHFYYPKLKKLTNLHEVTQENDAIFKFALSYTMDDATEKLASLQRSLGDILTPVSSGHEDIDLIIPGIHKYHGLRLLADKWGIADDEIATFGDSGNDLEMLERTKHSFAMENAQEKIKTVASTIIGSNDSEAVLDTIEALIIE
- a CDS encoding GNAT family N-acetyltransferase, whose protein sequence is MTITLEPILKSEEPVLQNLIQFYNYEFSMYVPTIRVKPDGLFKPMDLTNYWSEPAYHPFFIKVDDEIAGFALIKSTAECSHVEQFFTLKYVANRGIGKAAAKQIFDLFPGKWRVLQIKNNYPAQAFWRKVISEYTNDHYVEKYDAEDDRSSVQEFHTNNHN
- a CDS encoding DUF4240 domain-containing protein, which gives rise to MHKQKFWKIIHTCVKRSKGDIELYEEQLEKQLNKLTIDNLIKWQLIFDEYHELSKSERLWAAAYLLNDGASDDGFDYFRAWLISHGEDIFLKVVADPDMLGTLISADIETLDEDFLGEFEEIMYVASYVYAEKTGDDDDEQFFNACEQFALTDHEKKEISQDVKLPEALDWDEDSNLALIFPQIAALKGEDA
- a CDS encoding LysR family transcriptional regulator, which encodes MFQWLQTFMAVFEAQNFTKAAENLFISQPTVSLHIQKLEELTGSELFIRNGRNHAVPTESAELLYLRAKQLDSLWENSLSEIKQLQGNTRISYHIGASQTIGVYMLPQVLPQLQEAFPNYDFVIHIANSTVIFKKVDMHEYNVGLVESPMIAPTIERAIFAYDSLVLAGNQNSDLWLLRESGSGIRAYTDQFFQQENIIPKQKIEIASNEAILNMLQQGIGKTLLSDLSIRDLTSTAPPEAITRALFQIHHAEFPQDDFQMALYKLLLETFQ
- a CDS encoding YeiH family protein — translated: MKWREKGFWIGIVVTLACSLAGKYLALLPGLQLVGALVIALILGMLVQLSRSLVVSAQPGTSFISNKFLRLGIILLGFRLNLEALADSGMKTIVLAIVVVAFTIVTVYFLCKWLKVESTLGMLAACGCGICGAAAVMGVSPQLKAKNDDAVLAVAVVAILGTVFTLIEVALKPMLGMTPTQFGVMTGSSLHEIAHAVAAGGAGGTQALDASIIMKLSRVLLLAPVALIVGIIAQRKARGTSDEKAKLPIPWFMGGFLLTSAIGTFIAMPASLLNGLVSLAYLCLGMAMAGLGMSVNFDVIIRRGGRVFLAATIGSVALLGLSIAASKLFF
- a CDS encoding ABC transporter ATP-binding protein, which translates into the protein MSEFKRICRFFWHYLKAYKLQLSVIIIAIIGATYLQVKAPEYIGKAIQELATYAQRYFTTGVDDKTDFVHIIWMLVLFYVLLAGATFIQTILMAGVSGRATNRMRIGLFRKMEKLSIRFFDSHKDGEMLSRFTSDLDNISNTLNQALVQVLSNVALMIGVIIMMYNQNVKLATVTLILAPVAIIIAALIIRKARKYVDLQQDRLGELNGYIDEKISGQKIIITNGLEEETVEGFVKHNNIVKDATFKGQVYSGLLFPMMQGISLINTAVVIFFGGYLALDGSIERAAALGLIVMFVQYSQQFYMPLTQISSQYSMLQLAITGARRVSEIFDEEEEVERKDLKTIDGVHKSVKLQNVDFAYVPEKPVLKNVSIDVEKGKMVALVGPTGSGKTTVMNLLNRFYNVDNGAILFDDVDIRDIKLASLRKQVGIVLQDSVLFSGTIRDNIVFGKPEATDDEVTNAAKQANIHDFIMGLENGYSTKITDENNIFSVGQKQLISIARTIITNPSLLILDEATSNVDTVTESRIQKAMDNVISGRTSFVIAHRLKTILDADHIVVLHQGEVIEQGTHESLLKEDGFYAELYNNQFVME
- a CDS encoding ABC transporter ATP-binding protein is translated as MKVLFQHLKKYKLQTTLSTLFVVVMVISQLWQPKLLQQVLEAIIKDDMDDITRIGILLIAIAIVGLIAGILNTILSAKVAQGVGADIRETSFRKIQTFSFSNIERLSTGNLVVRQTNDITQVQNLVMMSLQSITRIPIMFIGSFILAMYTLPELWWIIIVLVVLVLLIVFLIFGRMGKHFGKIQGFIDRVNAIAKENLAGMRVVKSFVQEDNELERFTKTSDKLTHHTIVVGQLFSIMIPAFMLVSNMAVVAAIYFAGDLVKDDPAVIGAIASFMNYLMQIMMAIIIGGMMMMMASRAMISLKRIGEVLETEPDITYDENAPKQDLVGSVEFRDVSFQYEGDETKALKHISFEAKPGEMVGIVGATGSGKSTLAQLIPRLYDPTEGEVLIGGVDLKKVNKQTIRDTVSLVLQRAILFSGTISENLRHGKKDATPDDMEKATRIAQAKEFIERHADVYEAPIVERGNNFSGGQKQRLSISRGIIGDPKVLILDDSTSALDARSEKLVKEALNKELSHTTTFIIAQKISSVIQADKILVLDAGELVGVGSHKELLETSATYREIYDTQKGKEVDA